Proteins encoded by one window of Pan troglodytes isolate AG18354 chromosome 16, NHGRI_mPanTro3-v2.0_pri, whole genome shotgun sequence:
- the SNX22 gene encoding sorting nexin-22 isoform X1 — protein sequence MLEVHIPSVGPEAEGPRQSPEKSHMIKKLYKVPDFPSKRLPNWRTRGLEQRRQGLEAYIQGILYLNQEVPKELLEFLRLRHFPTDPKASNWGTVREFLPGDSSSQQHQRPVLSFHVDPYVCNPSPGEEVPRYGATGLGCGLCISRLLGPSGSISFLLPTSGATTSCSCPLEPAL from the exons ATGCTGGAAGTTCACATCCCGTCGGTGGGGCCCGAGGCCGAGGGGCCCAGGCAGAGCCCGGAGAAAAGCCACATG ATCAAGAAGCTGTACAAAGTGCCCGACTTCCCCTCGAAACGCCTGCCCAACTGGAGGACCAGAGGGTTGGAACAGCGCCGGCAGGGCTTGGAGGCTTACATCCAG GGCATCCTGTACCTGAACCAGGAGGTGCCCAAGGAGTTACTGGAATTCCTGAGACTTCGGCACTTCCCCACAGACCCCAAGGCTAGCAACTGGGG CACCGTGAGGGAGTTCCTGCCTGGCGACAGCAG ctcccagcagcaCCAGCGGCCTGTCCTGAGCTTCCATGTGGATCCCTATGTTTGCAACCCCTCCCCAGGTGAGGAGGTGCCTAGATATGGGGCTACAGGGCTGGGTTGTGGGCTTTGCATTTCTCGGCTCCTGGGACCCTCAGGCAGcatctccttcctgctgcccacCTCTGGAGCCACTACCTCCTGCTCCTGTCCCCTGGAGCCTGCTTTGTAG
- the SNX22 gene encoding sorting nexin-22 isoform X3 yields MLEVHIPSVGPEAEGPRQSPEKSHMVFRVEVLCSGRRHTVPRRYSEFHALHKRIKKLYKVPDFPSKRLPNWRTRGLEQRRQGLEAYIQGILYLNQEVPKELLEFLRLRHFPTDPKASNWGTVREFLPGDSSSQQHQRPVLSFHVDPYVCNPSPESLPNVVVNGVLQGLYSFSISPDKAQPKAACHPAPLPPMP; encoded by the exons ATGCTGGAAGTTCACATCCCGTCGGTGGGGCCCGAGGCCGAGGGGCCCAGGCAGAGCCCGGAGAAAAGCCACATG GTGTTCCGAGTGGAGGTGCTGTGCAGCGGGCGCAGACACACGGTGCCGAGGCGCTACAGCGAGTTCCACGCGCTGCACAAGCGG ATCAAGAAGCTGTACAAAGTGCCCGACTTCCCCTCGAAACGCCTGCCCAACTGGAGGACCAGAGGGTTGGAACAGCGCCGGCAGGGCTTGGAGGCTTACATCCAG GGCATCCTGTACCTGAACCAGGAGGTGCCCAAGGAGTTACTGGAATTCCTGAGACTTCGGCACTTCCCCACAGACCCCAAGGCTAGCAACTGGGG CACCGTGAGGGAGTTCCTGCCTGGCGACAGCAG ctcccagcagcaCCAGCGGCCTGTCCTGAGCTTCCATGTGGATCCCTATGTTTGCAACCCCTCCCCAG AGTCGCTGCCCAACGTGGTGGTGAATGGTGTGCTCCAGGGCCTCTACAGCTTCAGCATCAGCCCAGATAAAGCCCAGCCAAAGGCGGCCTGTCACCCTGCTCCTCTGCCACCGATGCCCTGA
- the SNX22 gene encoding sorting nexin-22 isoform X2, producing MLEVHIPSVGPEAEGPRQSPEKSHMIKKLYKVPDFPSKRLPNWRTRGLEQRRQGLEAYIQGILYLNQEVPKELLEFLRLRHFPTDPKASNWGTVREFLPGDSSSQQHQRPVLSFHVDPYVCNPSPESLPNVVVNGVLQGLYSFSISPDKAQPKAACHPAPLPPMP from the exons ATGCTGGAAGTTCACATCCCGTCGGTGGGGCCCGAGGCCGAGGGGCCCAGGCAGAGCCCGGAGAAAAGCCACATG ATCAAGAAGCTGTACAAAGTGCCCGACTTCCCCTCGAAACGCCTGCCCAACTGGAGGACCAGAGGGTTGGAACAGCGCCGGCAGGGCTTGGAGGCTTACATCCAG GGCATCCTGTACCTGAACCAGGAGGTGCCCAAGGAGTTACTGGAATTCCTGAGACTTCGGCACTTCCCCACAGACCCCAAGGCTAGCAACTGGGG CACCGTGAGGGAGTTCCTGCCTGGCGACAGCAG ctcccagcagcaCCAGCGGCCTGTCCTGAGCTTCCATGTGGATCCCTATGTTTGCAACCCCTCCCCAG AGTCGCTGCCCAACGTGGTGGTGAATGGTGTGCTCCAGGGCCTCTACAGCTTCAGCATCAGCCCAGATAAAGCCCAGCCAAAGGCGGCCTGTCACCCTGCTCCTCTGCCACCGATGCCCTGA